The following DNA comes from Papaver somniferum cultivar HN1 unplaced genomic scaffold, ASM357369v1 unplaced-scaffold_128, whole genome shotgun sequence.
TTATCCCTTCACCTCCTCTGAAGAAGAAGCTCCAGTGGAAAGAAATgcagattttttttaattaattatttatttccagTAATGAAATGATAATTTTCAATGGACCAGATTGCCCCTTAATATAAACTAAATATTTGTAAATACATTTGATTTTACAAGGCTGTCTCTTATCTTCTTAAGCCTTTGCAGAGCCTCTCTTATTGTAATACGCATTTCAGGAGCATCGAGAGCACAAGATAACCCAACTCCTATAGTAGAAATGAAAAATCCATGTTCAATTTGCTTATCTTCAAAATGACAACTACTGCCAGTAATGCCGTTCATTATAATTGGTAATGATGGTTCTGATGTTTGGTGCAACATTTGCAGCTGAGGGTCCAGTACTTGCAAAATGTCATTAGGGTAAACCGATTCGACCCACTTGACCAAGCTTATTCCTCCATTAAATCCTTCATGTGTTGGACTTCGTCCTGTAAACATCTCTAGCAACATTATGCCGAAACTGTAAACGTCCCCTCTTGTCGATGGCTTCAGTCCTTGTCCATACTCTGCAATCCCATTAATAAAAAATGTGCTCAGAATTGATTGATTATTCACCAAcacatttatgatttttcttgagcaTATAAGATTGTTAAGACATAAGAAAAACCCTTACCTGGAGGTATATACCCAATGGAGCCCTTGAGCCCATAGGTTGCAGTAGTTGTAGACTGATCATTGCCGTCAGTATTCAGCAACGTTCTTGCTAACCCAAAGTCTCCAACTTTTGCAGTCATGTCATGGTCTAAGATTATGTTACTCGGCTTAAGGTCACAATGCACCACAGGAACTTCACAATCATGGTGCAGGTAATCCAATGCGCTCGCAACATCTATTGCAACATTCAGTCTCTCCACCCCATTCAATACTACCGGCCCATTTTCCTGATCTTCATCCCTATAGTCCATACTGTTTACAAATGCATTTTCCTCGTCGTTGTAGTCGCTGTCATCATCACTActaactgttcttcttcttcttattctcccTCTGATCCAATCATCCAAGCTCCCGTTACTCAAAAACTCGTAAACTAAAGCTCTAAACTCGGTGGAATTTGTTTTTCTAAGAACAATACTAGAGCAAGACGTAATAAGTTTAACAAGATTTCTATGGCGAACGCTTTTTAAAGCATCACATTCAGCAAAGAAACTCTTTGAAGCTCCTGCTTGATCGAGATTTAGAACTTTAACCGCAACCATAACCTCTCCCCAAAGCTTTCCTTTGTATACAGATCCAAAACTCCCACTTCCAACCAAATTTGCCTCGTCAAAATTATCCGTTGCAGCACGAAGTTCTTCATAAGAAACCAGTTGATGTCTTCCTCTAAACAGCTCCTCGTCATGTACTTTAATCTTATTTGAAACACCTCCATTGGCTGCATTTTTTCTGTAGATCAACATATAATACACAAACGAAGCCACCAATAACAGACAAAAGACAGACGATGATGCTATAATAAGCAGGACTACAACTCGAGTCGCCACTGATTTTTTCCTTCGTTGTCGACAAACcgatagagaagatgaaaaatgAGATGAATTAGCACAAAGTTTAAAGTTTCCTTGTACATAAACGTTGGTGAAGTTTTCGAAAACACCAGTACTTGGAAGTTGCCCCTCAAGGTTATTGTAAGAGAGGTTCAAGAAATGGAGGGCTTGGAGTTTTTCAAGATTGTTTGGAATAGGACCGGAGAGTTGGTTTGAGGAGAGGTCTAGTATTTCCAATCCTAAAACATTAGCCAATCTTGAAGGAATACGACCAGAGAAGGAATTACTCGACATGAATAGTTTCTGTAAACTCCTGCATCCTTCGATCGAATTCGGGATACTTCCAGATAGCTTGTTATGGGAAACATCGATGGTCACAAGATTTTTCAAGTTTCGTACTTCTTGAGGCAGAGAACCACTTAAAGAATTTCTGGACATGTTTAAGAGACTTGATAGACCAGATATCCCCGAAAGTACTTGTCCAGGTATGCTTCCATTGAGTTCATTTCTGGACAAATCCATCGAATTAAGCCGCTGCAAGCTGCCTAAACTATTTGGTATTGCTCCAGACAGTCCATTCCCATGCAAGTCAAGCACATTGAGTTTGTTTAAGTCGCCGAGCGTGGGCGGGATTCCGCCAGAAATTTTGTTTTCAGCCAAAACCAACTCTTGCAAATTCTTAAGATCTCCAATTTCTGGTGGAATTTCACCAGAAATCGAAttgtagcttaaatttaaaagagCCAAATTGGTCAGAAGACTAATTGAGGGAGGAATCTTGCCACTGATCCGATTTCCACCCAAGTATAATTTTGTGAGCTTGGTTGCTGACAGGGCGAACCCAATGGATTCTGGAATCGCACCTTGGAAAAGATTGCCATCCAGAGCAAGAAAATCAAGATGCGGACTAGTCCTAAAAGAGCTGATGAAATCCAATGAGCCAGCTATACGATTATACCCGACATTATACATTCGAAGGCTACGTAAATTCCCAAGCCCTGGTGGAACAGTTCCCTCTAGTAAATTATGTGCCATACGAATGTTCTGAATATTTGGCAAGTAATGCAGTGAACCAGGAATTCCTCCAGTGAACTTATTAATGCAAAAATTGAAGTCAATAAGATTTGGAAGTTTATCTCCCACATCACTTGGAATTTCACCCCATAAGTTATTAGAAGGCAAGGCAAAATGAACGAGAGAAGCAATGTTGTATAAAGATGGTGGCACAGTACCGGTAAGATTGTTAATGGAAAGACTCAGTGTTTTCAACTTTTGAAGACGACCCAACTCGCTCGGTATCGGCCCGCCGATAGTGTTCGTTCCCAAGTCTAGAACTGTGAGTGAAGAAATGTTTCCAATGGATGGTGGGATTGTACCGGAAAGCTGATTCTGGTTTAACTTGAGAACTTGTAGTCTAAGGAGATACTGACCGATTTCCGGTGGGATGTTACCAGTGAATTGATTCCCCATCAAGTCGAGAATTCTGAGCTCTGAACACTTGACTATGCTTAGCGGGATTTGGCCGTGGATGTTGTTACTACTGATGTTTAAAGTACGAAGCTGACAAAGTTCACCGATATAATTCGGAAGAGTCAGAGTACCGGAGAATTTGTTGTTCGGCAAGTGAAGTACGCGAAGAAAAGAGAGGCTGCCGAGACTTAAGGTTCCTGACAAACCAAGTCCCTCAAGATCAAGCCCCGTAACTCTTGTTTGGTTCTTGTTTCTGGTACTATTATTACCAACAATTACTTGGTCGCAGATGACACCGGTCCATTCGCAGACATTATTTAAGCTTGTGTTCCATGAAGATAAAGTATTTGATGGATCTATTATTGAAGACTTGAATAACAGTAGAGCTTCTCTGTCTACTGTAAGAGAAGATGATTCCACATAGTGAACAAATGATGAATTGTTTCGAGAATTTGTAGAGCTCAGAATAAGAATGAAAATCGAAACTGAAAACTTAAAGATATGTAGATGATGTAGGTGAAAATCCATATTTGATCGATGAAATGATGCAAGAGATAAGATGCTTATTTATATGTGAATTTGAAGAGATTTGTAGAGTTTCGTAAACTTTGAAGTCCTTGACTCGCTACTCATATCACTTTCATGGTGTGATCGAATCCTTAAAGTTCACATTAAAGTCTTGTTTAATGACCAAGTTGCACATGCCGTGGAATGGAGGTTACACAATGCCACATTTTTTATCGACACCATGCGAGAGTTATCATACCTGATTTTGTTGTAATTTTGGCTTTGAGTTTTGATCGGATTAGTCGTCCATTGTCATTGTCAAACCTTTGCCTAAACGAGTCAACTTTTTTTGCTGTAAATTTTACATCATTTATTCATTTCACGTAGCTAGTTATGGTACCGAAGACTGTAGAGAAAATTAACAAGTTTGATGGATGATGAATGTGTTATGAAGAATTCAAAGACGCGTTATTAGGTGGATAACTATTTTCTGATGTACCCGACGAGTGCATTTTATACGGCATTGAAGTTGTGGTTGGACTTCTTATACCCATGCTTGAACTATACGTTAAGTTAACATCAACAGTACCACAACAACAATCATAAATTGCGatgatattttagtatcaaattaaTTCGTCAAATTTTTAACGGAAGATTTTACCTATTTCCTATCCCCATTTTTCCTAAATTCCATCCAAATCACACAaatcaatttttatttaattcattCTAATTTGAGTGAAACAAAACTCACCATACTGCACGgataatcttcatcttcatcccacCGTCTCTCTCTCAAATCTAACCCACTAATCGTCcaccggaaaaaaaaaatctaaccatAAATCTATTGACCTGCCTACTAATGCTAGCGCCGTCACGCCACCTATATACTACCATCACCCTAATCTCTGTACTGTACTGTACATAGACATGGTCTAATCATggttttgtacccaaaattaaaagaaacataactaaaattaatcacGTAATTGCTAATTAAAGTTTTCTTCTTATTGATTTTTCTTTAAGTTTTTTTTATTGATGCAGCTGAAACAAAGTGCAATCGAACCAAAATTGATATATCAATCACCAAGGAAACATATAGATACATCACTATTTTAATTAGGGGTGCACGTATCCTACTCTTACCTGCCACCCTATCCTACCCGTCACAATTTTTATCCGTATCTTATCCTACCCGATAATTGACGGGTAAGGTGACGGTTAAACTTTATCTTATCCGTCGTcaaatgggtagggtgacggataaaacccgaaattatcctaccctacccgcttacCCGTCTGATATATTTAAAAGACCAAATAATCCCTATCCTTTATTCTGTCTCGTGTCCATTGTACCGTTATTTTAAAACAAACAAGGGGTAAAATGTTAACTCCATTTTTTTTGTCAAGTCGATCTAAATCTAAACAGAAAATTATCATTTCTCGttttctccttcaaccatttctcCTCTACCTTACTCTTCTCGATCTCATGTTCGTCTTTCAGAGTCTCGTTTAAAACCCTTTGATCGGTTGGTTCAAGGTAGGATCCAATTGCAAagttgattttgtttcattttatttttttgcgttaaattgattgaaaaatcttaggGTTTTTACTATTTCATGCATGTTGCAGGATACTATCTTaggtaatcttaattgattaggaCAGTTCCAAAATATGATTTCTAGCTAAAACCCATGCCTTAGATGCATAGATTTTCAATATTTCAATCAATTTCAGTGAGATTTTGATTATGTGAGTAACCAAGTATTCACAATTAACATGGAGGGCTAAACCAACAAAGAATAGTGAAGAGTagagaagaaacaaagaagattATAGAAGAAGATCGGTTAGCATCTGAAGAAACTCCATCAAGAGCTGCTGAAGCTGCCCACAAAAGGTTTATTCTCTATTTTTCTTATCCTGGATTGTTTGTTTTCTtatcttcttttgttttcttaccTGAAGGTCCTGAATCTATTGTTGAATTATTTTGCTTCTAGGATTTTCTATTGAAAATTATCCAGAGCCACCTGCTAACACTACTACGGAAACCCCAACTGATATTGCAGAACAACCCAAGCTCATGAGTGCTGCTCTGGTTAAGGCTGCAAAGCAGGTAAAGTAGAGCAAAAAAACATTGAATCCCATTTGCTGAATGCGAGAACCCTTAGGAATACGTATGCATTTGTTACATTGATGGTGTAATTGGATGATTGGGTAGTTTGGTTGTATTGTTTCAGTTATAGTTGATATACCTCTCAGTTTGATTGCATGGATTGGTAGTTTAATTCAAGACTTTGGAAGAAGATTCATGGTTGGATATACTGATTTTTGATTAGTTTAAACATTGAAAAATGTTGATGTTATCACTTATGAACAAAAAAGATCATAGTCAGAATAGTAGTTCTTGATAGATATACAAACTGCTTGAAGATGTGGAAATTTAATTCGCCTCATCTGTTTATATGGAGTAAATAGTAGTTGACATGTTTTTGATTAGTTGACTTAAGGAATTTTGTAACTGTACTGGTTCTTTTGCTGCTGTGTATTTTTGGTTGAGCTGATGGCTAAGAAATTCTTTGTATGAATAATAAATGACGGGGAAATAAATTCTAACTGAGCTGGGGGTTCTTGTTTCAATGATGacactggatttttttttttgtattccagtGTTTTTCAGAGTTAGGGTCAAAGAAGCCTTGGATTTTCAACATGAGGAGACGTTTGATTGATGGAGATCGCAGTATGTAAGATATCAACACTTGTAGTCATGCAGTATGTATTACCAAAAAAGCCTGCCTAAAGAAATTTACAGataaagaagaattttacatataATTAACTTCCTTTGTCTTGAGAAACCAGAGTTACAAAACCTTGAAATGTTTCTACAGTGGTCCCATATTGTTACAAAACCTTGAATGGTCCTGCAGTTAATGAATTGGCATCAGATTTTAGCTTACACTTTTAGGTAGCGTTGTTCTACTGTCCCTTGCAAGTATTAAAACTTTGTCCCATTACACTGTTTAAGCACATTGTTATACTGTTTTAGCTTACTGGGTGTCCATAAGGTATTCATTTTTTTAGTGAATCATCTGTGGGTAGTTATTGTTCTTAAAATTGCAAAGCTGTCTTGTTCTTCTTGCAAAGCTGTCTTGACCATGAGTACATATTTACAAAATTCTGTGTAGGTAACTTCCATGTTTTGAGAATATAGGCTGGTTTGTGATACTATCTCCAGTTTGTAGGTAGCCCTGTGTTACTTTCTCTTTgtattccatcatcgtagatgatgattgaaaaAGGTCATACGAAGAGTTTTTGGTGATGATACTCTTATCTGAAGAACAAGGTTACGTGAAGaacatggaattatgctgggattCATCATGGATTTTGAAAAGAATAGAACTTTTGTATCTTGAGTCTTTGTGCTGTTGCAAgatcttttttttgttcttttgtttgttCACTTTTACCTAGTTAGATTGGCAGTACCATTGGGTACATATTTAGCTAGATTGACCTTTGTGCTGTTGCAAGaccttttctttttctgaaaCATTTTTGTGTGCAGTCAAGGCAGACCcaaaaaacaaataacaaaaacggttatacccgccaccttatcctacccgacccgccaattaatgggtcgggtaggatcttacccgtttaatggcgggtagggaaTTCCTTTCCCGCCAGTAagcgggtaaaaaatttcttacccgccagtaagcgggtagggtggcgaaataggccatatcccacccaccctacccgttgtgcatccCTAATTTTAATTAAGTTTTCATTGTATTTAATCTCCAAACCTGATCAATATAGATACTTCACTATTTTAATTAGGTTTCACTGTATTTAACTAAATCTAATCAATTTGGTGGTAGGGGTGGTGTTCAAGTTATCTATGGAAATAATGGAGAGAGTTTTGTCAACCCAATCTTAAAAAGGTTTTACAAAATTTGAGTTGGATAATTGGGATGGCATTTAAGGAAAATGGGGATAGGAAATAGATAAAATCATAGATAATAGCTTTCGAAACCGAATTAGCGGGTGTTGAACTTTTTTctaataagaaagaaaactttgagCACAGACATCAAGTTCCTCCCTAATAAGAGATTTGAGCCAAATTGGGTAAGTTGACGGCCAAATTTGATCCAACCTACAAGATCTAGCTCTCTTTGTTAAACTATTTACAAGGCTGAAAACAAAGTAACATGTCCTTACATTCTTGGGTCACATTATTATCTGTCTGTCTAACACTACCAGAACTTCCATGTATTGCATTGACTGCATTAAGACAATCACCCTCCAAATGTAGTCTTTCCACAGCTGAAGCTTTAGCCAACTTTATGCTCTCAAATGCTTCCAGAGCCCGCGTTTGCTCCTTATCTTGAGGCTTGAGCTATCCCGTGATTTGATTTTTCTCCTCCACATTACCCTGAACCAGAAAACATTGTCAGACCAATAACCATATATttagttgaaaagacgagggtaccaaatacactacaatcttttaaatatcaacctataagtcatatacctcgtgtgattgtttatggacgaggtcgagactatacgacaacaagatatttacttgatcATGGTTACGGTAATAAACcgattgactattaggatcaaGGTCAAGTAATTCGAATTAACTCACAATAAtattatttacttaattataataacaattataatgcaaaagtaaagtaaataacacacataagattttgttaaagaggaaactgcaaatgcagaaaaatcccgggacctagtccagttttgaatactctcagaattagggCTGTCAACGGCACTAAACGTAACGGATATTGGCTCTGTCGCTGTCGTTGCCATTAAAATTATCGGTTAACCGATATCCGTTAAGTTCCGACGAAAATCTGAAATTCAATTCCAttaccgttacgttggacttaccGGATAACAGATATTtttccgataatttccgttaTCAAACTCTATAGCTGCACCACCATCTTCAATGAAGATTCTTCACAACCATTTCAGTTCATCAATACCACAATTTCATGGAACTGCAGCTGCAATTAGCACCACCGTATCCCTGTAACCATTCAGCTAACATTATTAGACCACAACAGACCCATTTGAATCATCTTTGCCATTAATCAAGCATAAAAACAAAACCATCTTCCATGTAAATCGATCTAGATTTGATTCCGACACAAgcaatttctttcttgttttctcaatttcttgttgtaAAATCGAGTTGGAAACAAACCCATCTCTGATTTCTTCTGAAACCTCATATATTCATCAATTTTTGTAACCCTTATGAACATatacaacaacaacttcttcttcttcttcctccctaaTTCGAAATCAACATCATCAATTCAAAATATGCGTTCTCGAATTCACAATCAAACCCAACTCTCCACTAAATCAAACCAAACTCTCCACAAAATCCTAGTTTCACAAATCaattccaaaaccctaaattaagcTTCAAAATCTTAATTAATACAAAATTTAATTTCAGAAAGAAAAATAACTAGACAGGATATATTAGGAGATGATGGTGGTACTGGGATTATGAGACGAAAtaaatgaagaaaaggaagattCAGATGAAGAAGAGATGATGGATAGATAAGTTTTCTCTTGGGAGTAAAGATATGAACGAGGAAGAGAATGGATAGGTAAGTTTTCTCTCGGGGTATAGGAATTTACACGTGCTAGTCACACGTTAGCGGATAACGGAAATAAGGCTAACGGAAATAGCCCAACCAGTACCGTTACGGTAGGATAAAATTAACCGCTACATTATCTGTTACGgataacggataacggatataacagaactaaacctaacggaaaccgggtaatcggattcggctaacgaatatccattgacaggcctactcaGAATTaacccgctatacaaaatcttcgtatagttgagaccaagtagactacccctagctacttagtttcctcagtatccctgcgtcttcGAGCTCttggtcacacacgtgaataTCAGGACATAAATCACTATCTCAAGTTGTTTTACCAGTAAAGTCTTTATGTACTCAActcctttagatcgtattccaaacagtaaaggaataaactGTTTGGTAATCACTTCAATTATGTTTACTATAAAAGATATGTTGAGTAgtcgacaaaggctctttcgtttaatctaataaactcctttttcaggtaTGATCAATCCAAATCTGAAAGTTCAGATCTAGATCCACAACTATCAAATCGTAGataaccaccaaatgatagttgctgATCAATATGACTATATGATCAAATCTAGCAAAGATAAATCTAATCTTAgtcggatcccaaccgatcaaaatgtgtgcacaaattcacatgataagaaaactaataagaaaatatttttcgtcttcaaatcttcaattgccttctcaaTAAACTGCATAAcataaacttgaatcctcttgtgatcaatcacacacagaacggactctgttaacaatggattatcacaagatgtctttagatctacaaatagttctaaagatcccgtcgatactttgatctagtttgagtgacccttatgtcagaagagaaggcctCAAGAGTAATCAAACTAGgcacaatcaaagtttcaacaaccgttagtcaatcaaatcaataatccaaaactaaaataaaaatgcaattatctattttcccaccaatgGAACCCGTAGAGTTTCTTGATCCCaccgaagtctttaaacgagtggtcgtaagagatttcgcctaattaggttgctttcctctccgaatagacggttccaccataaacaacacgaatgaagtttacctggctcttaggatagtttgcaagaaatgaaaactcaagtatttatggaaattccaaaaccgaaaatattctcaagatattcattaaagtacctaattttggttttcctatttcccattaaatgtcaaacaatatttccgaaatctctcttagaaaattttttattattagtttagcacacCAACTAATAAACCTTTtctagaggatatgctttaattgctggtaattaaaacatatataattgaaaatcataattaaatgcttttcaatatttcggtttgggatcaccttgagcatcaaggaatatctttgaacaataaatgataagagtttgtatacatgttcaaataatgtcgacatctagaagtttctcatcttagcaaaccctaattcctaattcacacaacatgaagaaatgtatgaactttggaaactcggttttgctttttggaccggttataccatgactcacaatataagttgtgaccggttataccatgctcccCAATATAGGTTGTGACCGTTTACACCATCCttcccaatatagcttgtgatcggttacaccttacttcccaaagtagcttgtggTCGGTTActgcttcccaatgtagcttgtgaccgattacaccttacttcccaatgtagcttgtgaccaatTATACCTTGATTTTAAAATTAGCTTGTGACCAGTTACAACTTGCTACAcactataggctatgaccggtgataccttgattctcaacataagtcaagataggttctaccttgtcatcttgtattggtcatccaaatatgtTCAATGTAGAACCGGACCAACACacttatgatttccctttcgattatgaaacaagttcatacatctacttccttataccaatgtaataatacatagtttcgtaggatgaaatcatacctatatcctacatataataaaataactaaatacatagattatgttgatgtcgtaatataattccttgatactttgatcataatgctacaatcaagtctaatcactagagtattatatatatatacagcttcgcatgttatgtattcaatataatacgacttgaaagatacgttagaaatgaaaacaagtctattagagcatagcttggttgaactcaccaagcgttggtatgtcaagtttgattgtcatattttagtatcaaaactcatatagaatcgcttgattaaatatgagagtcaacttcgtttaggttagactagaaagtctaggaatgttgagacatgcaagtattaccccgaagacctgaagaatgtgaagaagtaacgaactacaacgacgacatcatccttccacttgaggttagtaatattgacttgaactgtttcattcctaacgtatctttcaagtcgtgctatattgaaaacatagctGTGaagctgtacatattgtatataatactatagtgatgtgacatgatcataatagtataacatagtattaaggaattagaactacgaagtataacgcttatattttgaacttcgtagatatgacatccgcataatcttgtatatagtgttataattatgtgtatgggttatagtgaagatttcatcctaggaaacaatgttttacatttatttaaaggaagtacgaacttgtttcatgaatcgaaagggaaatcaataggcttattggtccggaaattcattgcatatctttggatgaccaatatgtgtgagttgttagaaccgatcttaactcaggttatgtatcttggtataacctatcacaatgcctagacttatgatttggtatgacaggtcctggtaattggtgtaaccgatcctaagtaatcaccatgtgatggtatgatcgatccttgtaattggtgtaactggtcataagtgttgtgtgaccgatccttgtaattggtgtaaccgatcctagtgactggtgtgatcgatcacaagtagataccattttgtagatggaaccgatccttgtaaatggtgtaaccgatcctagtgactggtgtgaccgatcacaactagGTACCGTATttgggtataaccgatcctaatgattggtataaccgatccgaacccatgtatATGACTTGGTAAGACCGATCATAACTAAgcattgtgatttggtatgatcaatcacatagtagtcttggaatactggcaaaccaattctaaacttttttggaagtgtggtatgaccgattccaagaagcaaatccatgtaaatatgaaataaggatttgcagtgaaaagatgtcaacatacttttaaCACgatcaataactcttatcatttattgttcgaatattacttggtactcaaggtgatcctgtgccgaaataaattaagaatcttttaattaaggtttttgattttatatgctttaattaccagcaattaatgcatagctctagagaataaaaattagtaatgcacatttactaattggagattttctattgagagatttcagaaatattggacaagcatttattggaattatgaaaaccgaatttgggaattcattgcatatcttgagaatatttttgattttggaaattccttggtttaaaATACCTAAGttcgcatttctagcaaactatcctaagagccaggaaaacttcatttcttgttgtttctgatggagccgtctattcggagaggaaagtatcctaattaggtgaaatctcttacgaccgctcgtttaaagacttctgtgggatcaagaagctctacgagtaccattggtgggaaacttgataaccgtagtgttattagttttcgatttgatttgattgactaacggttgttaaaactttgattgcacctagtttgtttatgcttgagaatcttctcttctgatataagattcactcagactagatcaaattatcgatgggatctttagaactgttgttagatctaaagacatcttgtgataatccattgttaacagactctgttctgtgcgtgattgatcacaagagattcaagtgttgttgtgcaggttttgaagataaaagaagatttgaagacgaagaaggtttcttattagttttcgtatcttgtggatttagtgcataaACCGTGATCGGCTGGGAACCAACTAAgatcgatttatctttgataaatctgattgattagttgcgtgagatcggcattctctatatttctctttgagagctatattgattgagtgtgaatctatacttgatattccggtagttaaagttagattgatctaaccagacaaaggagtttattagattaaacggaagagcctttgtcaatgactcatctatatcttgtagcaagattgattagagtggttaccaaacatattcttcctttgatgtttgaaatacgatcaaaaggacttgctattcacgtgcgtgactctagaagtcgaaggc
Coding sequences within:
- the LOC113331740 gene encoding probable LRR receptor-like serine/threonine-protein kinase At3g47570 encodes the protein MDFHLHHLHIFKFSVSIFILILSSTNSRNNSSFVHYVESSSLTVDREALLLFKSSIIDPSNTLSSWNTSLNNVCEWTGVICDQVIVGNNSTRNKNQTRVTGLDLEGLGLSGTLSLGSLSFLRVLHLPNNKFSGTLTLPNYIGELCQLRTLNISSNNIHGQIPLSIVKCSELRILDLMGNQFTGNIPPEIGQYLLRLQVLKLNQNQLSGTIPPSIGNISSLTVLDLGTNTIGGPIPSELGRLQKLKTLSLSINNLTGTVPPSLYNIASLVHFALPSNNLWGEIPSDVGDKLPNLIDFNFCINKFTGGIPGSLHYLPNIQNIRMAHNLLEGTVPPGLGNLRSLRMYNVGYNRIAGSLDFISSFRTSPHLDFLALDGNLFQGAIPESIGFALSATKLTKLYLGGNRISGKIPPSISLLTNLALLNLSYNSISGEIPPEIGDLKNLQELVLAENKISGGIPPTLGDLNKLNVLDLHGNGLSGAIPNSLGSLQRLNSMDLSRNELNGSIPGQVLSGISGLSSLLNMSRNSLSGSLPQEVRNLKNLVTIDVSHNKLSGSIPNSIEGCRSLQKLFMSSNSFSGRIPSRLANVLGLEILDLSSNQLSGPIPNNLEKLQALHFLNLSYNNLEGQLPSTGVFENFTNVYVQGNFKLCANSSHFSSSLSVCRQRRKKSVATRVVVLLIIASSSVFCLLLVASFVYYMLIYRKNAANGGVSNKIKVHDEELFRGRHQLVSYEELRAATDNFDEANLVGSGSFGSVYKGKLWGEVMVAVKVLNLDQAGASKSFFAECDALKSVRHRNLVKLITSCSSIVLRKTNSTEFRALVYEFLSNGSLDDWIRGRIRRRRTVSSDDDSDYNDEENAFVNSMDYRDEDQENGPVVLNGVERLNVAIDVASALDYLHHDCEVPVVHCDLKPSNIILDHDMTAKVGDFGLARTLLNTDGNDQSTTTATYGLKGSIGYIPPEYGQGLKPSTRGDVYSFGIMLLEMFTGRSPTHEGFNGGISLVKWVESVYPNDILQVLDPQLQMLHQTSEPSLPIIMNGITGSSCHFEDKQIEHGFFISTIGVGLSCALDAPEMRITIREALQRLKKIRDSLVKSNVFTNI